The Hyphomicrobiales bacterium genome contains a region encoding:
- the pyrE gene encoding orotate phosphoribosyltransferase, with amino-acid sequence MTLTMARESYQKEAVRAFDSHDSRLVRLREIIKRESYQEGRFTLTSGRISDYFFQLRQTTMHPEGASLIGDLLVDFMRKENIHCIGGLELGAVPVVSAAVIMSFQQGYDLKAFFVRKEHKKHGAKELIDGHIQSGAEVLIVDDVTTTGGSILRAIDSIADKQCKITKALSIVDREEGAPLHLSERNIILYSLFTRSDFRGG; translated from the coding sequence ATGACTTTAACCATGGCACGTGAGTCGTACCAAAAGGAAGCGGTACGGGCGTTTGACAGCCATGATTCGCGACTTGTGAGGCTGCGCGAAATAATCAAGCGAGAATCGTATCAGGAAGGTCGCTTCACGCTCACGTCCGGGCGGATAAGCGACTATTTCTTTCAACTTCGCCAAACCACGATGCATCCGGAAGGTGCCAGCCTGATTGGCGATCTCCTCGTCGATTTTATGCGCAAAGAGAACATCCATTGCATTGGCGGGTTGGAACTTGGTGCGGTCCCCGTTGTCTCGGCCGCTGTTATTATGAGCTTTCAACAGGGGTACGACCTCAAAGCGTTCTTTGTGAGAAAAGAACACAAGAAGCATGGGGCCAAGGAACTGATTGATGGTCATATCCAGAGTGGGGCCGAAGTGCTCATCGTTGACGATGTGACGACGACTGGTGGTTCCATTCTCCGTGCTATCGACTCTATTGCTGACAAGCAATGTAAGATAACCAAGGCGCTTTCGATTGTTGACCGTGAAGAGGGCGCACCATTGCACTTATCCGAGCGTAATATCATCCTTTACT
- the gcvT gene encoding glycine cleavage system aminomethyltransferase GcvT, giving the protein MVEAAQPPFGTALARTPLYDLHLELGAKMVPFAGYEMPVQYPMGVLGEHLHTRDKAGLFDVSHMGQAFLVGPDHETTAAALESLVPGDIMRLAPGRQRYTQLLNDDGGIIDDLMVTRSAAAGDDGRLMLIVNAARKAVDFAHIGARLPDGVRLTVAEDRALIALQGPMAADIIAERCPKAVEIAFMTATSAEFDGIDCHVSRSGYTGEDGFEISLSAEAVAQVARTLLGHSDVAPVGLGARDSLRLEAGLCLYGNDLDETTSPVEANLSWSIGKRRREEGGFPGATRVLRELAQGPSRLRVGILPDGRAPAREGTEIVAKDGEPIGQITSGGFGPTFGGPVAMGYVAAGHAVIGAAIGVVVREVTRPARIAEMPFVPHRYLRKPKGN; this is encoded by the coding sequence ATGGTGGAAGCCGCCCAACCTCCCTTCGGCACGGCGCTGGCCCGCACGCCCCTTTACGATCTGCATCTTGAGCTCGGCGCCAAGATGGTGCCGTTCGCCGGTTATGAGATGCCGGTGCAATACCCGATGGGCGTCCTCGGCGAGCATCTGCACACCCGCGACAAGGCCGGCCTGTTCGACGTCTCCCATATGGGGCAGGCGTTTCTGGTCGGCCCGGACCACGAGACGACCGCCGCGGCACTCGAGTCCCTGGTGCCCGGCGATATCATGCGGCTGGCGCCCGGCCGGCAGCGCTACACCCAGCTTCTCAACGACGACGGCGGCATCATCGACGATCTGATGGTGACCCGATCGGCGGCGGCCGGGGACGACGGCCGGCTGATGCTGATCGTCAACGCCGCCCGCAAGGCGGTCGACTTTGCCCATATCGGCGCGCGGCTGCCGGACGGCGTCAGGCTGACGGTTGCCGAAGACCGCGCCCTAATCGCCCTGCAGGGGCCGATGGCCGCGGACATCATCGCCGAACGCTGTCCGAAGGCCGTCGAGATCGCCTTCATGACCGCCACCAGCGCCGAATTCGACGGCATCGACTGTCACGTCAGCCGCTCCGGCTATACCGGCGAGGACGGCTTCGAGATTTCGCTTTCCGCCGAGGCGGTGGCGCAAGTGGCACGCACGCTTCTCGGCCATTCCGACGTGGCGCCGGTCGGCCTCGGCGCCCGCGATTCGCTGCGGCTCGAGGCGGGGCTGTGCCTTTATGGCAACGACCTCGACGAGACGACCTCGCCGGTCGAGGCGAACCTTTCCTGGTCGATCGGCAAGCGTCGCCGCGAGGAGGGCGGTTTTCCTGGCGCGACCCGCGTGCTGCGCGAGCTTGCGCAAGGCCCATCGCGCCTGCGCGTCGGCATCCTGCCCGACGGCCGGGCGCCGGCGCGCGAGGGCACCGAGATCGTCGCCAAGGACGGCGAGCCGATCGGACAGATCACCAGCGGCGGCTTCGGGCCGACCTTCGGCGGGCCGGTCGCCATGGGCTATGTCGCCGCCGGCC